Genomic DNA from Sporomusaceae bacterium FL31:
TAGAAATTATCACCACGCGAAAATTCGATTCTATGCTGTTCAAATCCGCCATCCGGCAGCATACCGATAAAAGTCCCAGGAGCTTTTATGATTCCAGTATTCTGTTTAGAGTAAGCAAGAAAATAATTGATCCCAGCTGCAACATAGGTCAATGTTTGATGAGTAAAATCCAATTCAAAGGCAATTAACGCAGCAAATGAATCTTCAGTAAAGCAGGAAGTAGAAATCCGGTTTAATTCTTCTACGCGCTCGGCCAACGGTTTTGCTTTTTCAAAAACCTGGCGTCCCAGAACCCGCAACGCTGAAGTTTGTAAGGCAGTAGCCACGCCGTGCCCCATGACATCGACAATATATCCGACCAGCTTCGTTCCTCCGTCAAACCAGAAGAAATCAAAAGTATCACCACTCACCAGTGTGTAAGGTTCAAAAACAGTCTGGATCATAACTTTGGAATTCGATAAAGCGGGAGGTAAAAAACTACGCTGAATTTTACCTGCCAAAAGTACTTCCTGACGTAATTGCGCCTCGGCCTGCTGCAATGCTGTCTCAGTTTCTTTCCGATCTGTAATATCTTCTTTGACTGCCAAAAATTTTGTAATCTGACCCTCCGTATTTCGGATTGCGGAGATTGATGCTAACTCCCAATATAATTCATTATTTTTCTTCTTATTATGAAATTCTCCCCGCCATTCACCGCCTGAAGTAATGGTATCCCATAATTCTTTATAAACTTCCGGCGGCTGTTCCCCAGACTTCAAAATACGAGGATTCTGGCCAATAGCTTCTTCTTGGCTATAACCAGTGACTGCACAAAACTTAGTATTCACATACTCAATTTTGCCATCCGTATCCGTAATGACCACCGATGTCGGACTCTGCTCAATAGCATATGACAAAGACAATAATTTGTTCTCAAGTCTCTTTCGTTCACCGATATTGCGGATAATAAGAAAAACTCGGTTCTGCTCATCTTTCTCGACTTCACAGAAGCGAAGTTCTGCCGGAAAGCTGCTGCCATCACTTCGGTAATGAACAGCTTCAAACAGGCCACAACAGACCTGCTGCCCCTGCGGAAATTCGGTCAGTCCTCGGCCCAAATCGGTTAGCGTCATTGCCAGCATCTTTTCCCGGTCATAGCCATACGAAATAATGGCCGCATCATTTGCTTCAATAATGCGGCCATTATTGTCCAAGAGAAGCATGACTTCACATGCACTTCGCCATAATAATTCAAATATATGCACTTGTTCTAGTGGTTTATGACTATCCATGACAGCACCTGTCCGGCTATCCGTATCAGCCAGTCCTTATTGTAACTCAAATACTTTATTGAGCCGTGTTAATTCAAATAGTTCTTTGACTACCCCAGTCAGTCCTTTAATGATGACTTTGCCATTGCTTTGTAC
This window encodes:
- a CDS encoding GGDEF domain-containing protein, whose protein sequence is MDSHKPLEQVHIFELLWRSACEVMLLLDNNGRIIEANDAAIISYGYDREKMLAMTLTDLGRGLTEFPQGQQVCCGLFEAVHYRSDGSSFPAELRFCEVEKDEQNRVFLIIRNIGERKRLENKLLSLSYAIEQSPTSVVITDTDGKIEYVNTKFCAVTGYSQEEAIGQNPRILKSGEQPPEVYKELWDTITSGGEWRGEFHNKKKNNELYWELASISAIRNTEGQITKFLAVKEDITDRKETETALQQAEAQLRQEVLLAGKIQRSFLPPALSNSKVMIQTVFEPYTLVSGDTFDFFWFDGGTKLVGYIVDVMGHGVATALQTSALRVLGRQVFEKAKPLAERVEELNRISTSCFTEDSFAALIAFELDFTHQTLTYVAAGINYFLAYSKQNTGIIKAPGTFIGMLPDGGFEQHRIEFSRGDNFYFMSDGLFDLISGYTLDVRSYQDTTERLSEFARSNKRTDDATAILIQIS